One window from the genome of Haladaptatus paucihalophilus DX253 encodes:
- a CDS encoding NAD-dependent epimerase/dehydratase family protein — MNTALVIGGTRFIGRHLVTDLLDNGYDVTIFNRGNHDNPFADADGVSHFEGDRTDDGALEAARDEVDPNIVIDCVAYKPREVRAATEIFADVDGYVYISSGSAYGNEVIPKRENDTELCACTDEQATDDSHDSYGPRKAEGDRAIFEAAERGVNAMSVRPCIVYGPYDYTERLDFWIDRVNERDRLVVPGDGQNVWHRAYAEDVASALRIVAEEGDPGEAYNVGDERLVTMDEMLSLIADALDTDVELVHASDRELSTADLSTDDYILYRDYPHVLDTNKLAALGWESTPLDVAMERTVEEHLESDRDGSEYDPGRENEERVLGVLDTI, encoded by the coding sequence ATGAACACGGCACTCGTCATCGGCGGGACGCGATTCATCGGCCGCCACCTCGTGACCGACCTGCTCGACAACGGCTACGACGTGACCATCTTCAACCGCGGGAACCACGACAACCCGTTCGCCGACGCGGACGGCGTGAGCCACTTCGAGGGCGACCGAACGGACGACGGCGCGCTCGAAGCGGCGCGCGACGAGGTGGACCCGAACATCGTCATCGACTGCGTGGCCTACAAACCCCGCGAGGTCCGGGCGGCCACCGAAATCTTCGCCGACGTGGACGGCTACGTCTACATCTCCAGCGGAAGCGCTTACGGCAACGAAGTGATTCCCAAGCGGGAGAACGACACCGAACTCTGTGCCTGCACGGACGAACAGGCCACCGACGACTCCCACGACTCCTACGGCCCGCGAAAGGCGGAGGGCGACCGCGCCATCTTCGAGGCCGCGGAACGGGGCGTCAACGCCATGAGCGTCCGACCGTGCATCGTCTACGGACCCTACGACTACACCGAGCGACTGGACTTCTGGATAGACCGCGTGAACGAACGCGACCGCCTCGTCGTCCCCGGCGACGGCCAGAACGTCTGGCACCGCGCCTACGCCGAGGACGTGGCGAGCGCGCTCCGCATCGTCGCCGAGGAGGGCGACCCCGGCGAGGCCTACAACGTCGGCGACGAGCGATTGGTCACGATGGACGAGATGCTGTCGCTCATCGCGGACGCCCTCGACACCGACGTCGAGCTCGTCCACGCCAGCGACCGCGAACTCTCGACGGCCGACCTCTCCACCGACGACTACATCCTCTACCGCGACTACCCGCACGTCCTCGACACGAACAAACTCGCCGCGCTCGGCTGGGAGTCCACGCCGCTCGACGTGGCGATGGAACGAACCGTCGAGGAACACCTCGAAAGCGACCGCGACGGCAGCGAGTACGACCCCGGCCGCGAGAACGAAGAACGCGTGCTCGGCGTGCTCGACACCATCTGA
- a CDS encoding GNAT family N-acetyltransferase, whose translation MQVREARTEDIAGIQDVAAESLAASYAHFLDEEIIEHAIEEWYSEENLENEFQSRGTLYLVALDGGDVAGFTQSEVLPDVPEGNILWLHVHPDYRGEGVGTTLLGQTKEKLEDKEVETLSGLVLAGNEEGNQFYRDHGFTKVGERTAEIGDETYTENIYSESDEPILEAREFDGETRYINRSETSRGSKAPFFAVFNDEAGEDRYGYFCSNCETLDNAMDSMERIECNECGNKRKAARWDSAYL comes from the coding sequence ATGCAAGTACGCGAAGCGCGAACCGAGGACATCGCTGGAATCCAAGACGTCGCCGCGGAGTCGCTTGCGGCTTCATACGCACACTTCTTGGACGAGGAGATAATCGAACACGCCATCGAGGAGTGGTACTCCGAGGAGAACTTGGAGAACGAGTTCCAAAGCCGGGGGACGCTGTACCTCGTCGCACTCGACGGGGGAGACGTGGCGGGATTCACGCAGAGCGAGGTGCTCCCCGACGTCCCCGAGGGGAACATCCTCTGGTTGCACGTCCACCCCGACTACCGGGGTGAGGGTGTCGGAACGACGCTCCTCGGGCAGACGAAGGAGAAACTCGAAGACAAAGAGGTCGAAACCCTCTCCGGACTCGTCCTCGCCGGAAACGAGGAGGGAAACCAGTTCTACCGAGACCACGGGTTCACCAAGGTCGGCGAGCGGACGGCCGAAATCGGCGACGAGACGTACACCGAGAACATCTACTCGGAGAGCGACGAGCCGATACTGGAAGCCCGCGAGTTCGACGGAGAAACCAGATACATCAACCGCTCGGAAACCAGTCGGGGGTCGAAAGCGCCGTTCTTCGCCGTGTTCAACGACGAGGCGGGTGAGGACCGCTACGGCTACTTCTGCTCGAACTGCGAGACGCTCGACAACGCGATGGACAGCATGGAACGCATCGAATGCAACGAGTGTGGCAACAAGCGGAAGGCGGCGCGGTGGGACTCGGCGTACCTCTGA
- the gltB gene encoding glutamate synthase large subunit: MRSHMTNSLVDPTDQRSNCGVGVVMDLDADADHEIVADGLSLLANLEHRGTTGAESNTGDGAGILVQRPDSFFAAELDSDLPETYAVGQLFLPRDADVRAELETTVEEVLGAEGVPVFDWRTVPTENDDLGETALESEPVIAQCFVRPEEGMSVEEFDETLYVARRALERRVEARDDADRFYVCSLDRKTLVYKGLLKGDQLTGYFPDLRDERFESSVAMVHARFSTNTLGAWHLAHPYRRVVHNGEINTIQGNGNWMAARETDLESERLGDDIDRITPVTTLDQSDTAVVDNVLELLMQDGRELPHALRMLLPEAWRDRTDGDRRAWYDFHASLVEPWDGPALVAATDGDRVGAVLDRNGLRPCRYDVTADNRLVMASETGALDLEPNEVVERGRLKPGQLFLADPEQGGIVSDEAVFDDLTDEKYAEWVENEQVRLTERLESDSFRDAGDSDDTAESPVPLRAGQAAWGYTHDELSELLEPMASAGKDPVGSMGDDTPLSVLSDFDRPLFSYFKQLFAQVTNPPIDYIREELVTSLETRLGRQCNLLGESPAHARQLVLESPVLTDEALSGVLETDFPTEVIDITFDPDTDLEAAVERVRDDARTAVEDGAEIVVLSDRGMGEDRIPIPSLLATGAVHHHLVREGLRTRTGLVVESGDPRTVHHLATLVGYGAGAVNPYLAYRTIEDLVAGPDGADEEEAIGKYVSALENGLLKTMAKMGISTVESYRGAQIFEAVGLDGEFVDEYFTGTENRTEGIGIDEIEDDVRERHETAFGDDPNIDRRGEYEHRSNGIHHQWNPKTVGALQRAVRGNDGEEYEAFAEEINDQQETLQTLRGLLDFDTDARESVPLDEVEPVEDIVTRFSTAAMSLGSLSPEMHENNAIAMNRIGGKSNTGEGGEPPERFDTERECSVKQVASGRFGVRSRYLQSADEVQIKMAQGSKPGEGGHLPGKKVNEMIAHVRHATPGVGLISPPPQHDIYSIEDLKQLIYDLKAGSDGSEVNVKLVSEAGVGTVAAGVAKAKADVVHISGHSGGTGASPRTSIKNAGLPWELGLAEANQMLHQTGLRSRIRVSVDGGLKTGRDVAVAALLGAEEYSFGTASLVTSGCVMARNCHANTCPVGIATQREELRERFPGEPEHVINYMAFIAEELREIMAELGFRTVEEMVGHVELLRQRDTDHPKARRLDLSSVLADPANGGSRTKTREQDHELDDHLDHDLLDAARGALDGEEPVEIERSITNQDRAVGAMLSGRISALHGESGLPDGSITCRLDGAAGQSFGAFCQSGVDLFLTGAANDYVGKGLSGGRVVVETPADAGYDSNDVIVGNVALYGATGGELYVNGVAGERFAVRNSGAKAVVEGVGDHGCEYMTGGVAVVLGEIGENFAAGMTGGVAYVLGDGDELRERVNGESVSLSSDLDARDEAVVRRLVENHAAATGSETALSVLDDWESVSFVKVMPDAYQQAIEEGKEDVRASPPSPVSAARQSSGFRVPSDD, from the coding sequence ATGCGCTCGCACATGACCAACTCTCTCGTCGACCCGACCGACCAGCGGTCGAACTGCGGTGTCGGTGTCGTAATGGACCTCGACGCCGACGCCGACCACGAAATCGTCGCCGACGGCCTGTCGCTCCTCGCCAATCTCGAACACCGCGGCACGACCGGCGCGGAATCGAACACCGGAGACGGGGCGGGTATCCTCGTCCAGCGTCCGGACTCGTTTTTCGCCGCGGAACTCGATTCCGACCTCCCCGAGACGTACGCTGTCGGGCAGTTGTTCCTCCCGCGCGATGCAGACGTTCGCGCCGAACTGGAGACGACTGTCGAGGAGGTTCTCGGTGCGGAAGGCGTCCCGGTCTTCGACTGGCGGACGGTCCCGACCGAGAACGACGACCTCGGCGAGACGGCGCTCGAATCGGAACCCGTCATCGCCCAGTGTTTCGTCCGCCCCGAGGAAGGAATGTCCGTCGAAGAGTTCGACGAGACGCTCTACGTCGCCCGACGCGCGCTGGAGCGGCGAGTCGAAGCGCGCGACGACGCCGACCGATTCTACGTCTGCTCGCTGGACCGCAAGACGCTCGTCTACAAGGGACTTCTCAAGGGCGATCAACTCACGGGATACTTCCCGGACCTCCGCGACGAACGCTTCGAATCCTCGGTCGCCATGGTTCACGCACGGTTCTCGACGAACACGCTCGGCGCGTGGCACCTCGCACACCCCTACCGGCGCGTGGTCCACAACGGCGAAATCAACACGATTCAGGGGAACGGCAACTGGATGGCCGCCCGCGAAACCGACCTCGAAAGCGAGCGCCTCGGCGACGACATCGACCGCATCACGCCCGTGACGACGCTCGACCAGAGCGACACGGCCGTCGTCGATAACGTCCTCGAACTGCTCATGCAGGACGGCCGCGAGTTGCCCCACGCGCTTCGCATGCTCCTGCCCGAGGCGTGGCGCGACCGGACCGACGGCGACCGCCGCGCATGGTACGACTTCCACGCCTCTCTGGTCGAACCGTGGGACGGCCCGGCGCTCGTCGCCGCGACGGACGGCGACCGCGTGGGCGCGGTGCTCGACCGCAACGGATTGCGCCCCTGCCGGTACGACGTGACGGCGGACAACCGACTCGTGATGGCGAGCGAAACCGGTGCCCTCGACCTCGAACCGAACGAGGTGGTCGAGCGGGGACGCCTCAAACCGGGACAGCTGTTCCTCGCCGACCCCGAACAGGGCGGCATCGTCTCTGACGAAGCCGTGTTCGACGACCTGACCGACGAGAAGTACGCGGAATGGGTCGAAAACGAGCAGGTCCGACTGACCGAGCGGCTGGAATCGGACTCGTTCCGCGACGCGGGTGATTCCGACGACACCGCCGAGTCCCCCGTCCCGCTCCGTGCCGGACAGGCCGCCTGGGGCTACACCCACGACGAACTGAGCGAACTCCTCGAACCGATGGCCAGCGCGGGCAAGGACCCCGTCGGCTCGATGGGCGACGACACGCCGCTGTCGGTACTCTCCGACTTCGACCGTCCGCTCTTTTCCTACTTCAAGCAGCTGTTCGCGCAGGTGACGAATCCGCCAATCGACTACATCCGCGAAGAACTGGTGACGAGCCTCGAAACCCGTCTCGGCCGCCAGTGCAACCTCCTCGGCGAGTCGCCCGCCCACGCGCGGCAACTCGTGCTGGAGTCGCCCGTGTTGACCGACGAGGCGCTGTCGGGGGTGCTCGAAACCGACTTCCCGACCGAAGTCATCGACATCACCTTCGACCCGGACACGGACCTCGAAGCGGCGGTCGAGCGGGTCCGCGACGACGCCCGCACCGCCGTCGAGGACGGTGCCGAAATCGTCGTCCTCTCGGACAGAGGGATGGGCGAGGACCGAATCCCGATTCCCTCCCTGCTCGCCACGGGCGCGGTTCACCACCACCTCGTGCGCGAAGGACTGCGGACCAGAACCGGCCTCGTCGTGGAGTCCGGCGACCCGCGAACCGTCCACCACCTCGCCACGCTGGTCGGCTACGGCGCGGGGGCGGTCAACCCATACCTCGCCTACCGGACCATCGAGGATTTGGTGGCCGGACCGGACGGCGCGGACGAGGAGGAGGCAATCGGCAAGTACGTCTCGGCGCTGGAGAACGGGCTGCTGAAGACGATGGCGAAGATGGGCATCTCGACCGTCGAGAGCTACCGCGGTGCCCAGATATTCGAGGCGGTCGGGCTGGACGGCGAGTTCGTCGACGAATACTTCACCGGCACCGAGAACCGCACCGAAGGCATCGGTATCGACGAAATCGAGGACGACGTGCGCGAGCGCCACGAAACCGCGTTCGGCGACGACCCGAACATCGACCGACGGGGCGAGTACGAACACCGCTCGAACGGCATCCACCACCAGTGGAATCCGAAAACCGTCGGCGCGCTCCAGCGCGCGGTTCGCGGGAACGACGGCGAGGAGTACGAGGCGTTCGCCGAGGAGATAAACGACCAGCAGGAGACGCTGCAGACGCTCCGCGGCCTGCTCGACTTCGACACCGACGCCCGCGAGTCGGTCCCCCTCGACGAAGTCGAACCCGTCGAGGACATCGTGACCCGGTTCTCCACGGCGGCGATGAGCCTCGGGTCGCTTTCGCCGGAGATGCACGAGAACAACGCCATCGCCATGAACCGCATCGGCGGCAAGTCGAACACCGGGGAGGGCGGCGAACCCCCCGAGCGCTTCGACACCGAACGCGAGTGTTCGGTGAAACAGGTGGCGAGCGGGCGGTTCGGCGTCAGGAGCCGCTACCTCCAGTCTGCCGACGAGGTGCAGATCAAGATGGCCCAAGGGTCGAAGCCCGGCGAGGGCGGCCATCTACCCGGCAAGAAGGTGAACGAGATGATAGCGCACGTCCGCCACGCGACGCCGGGCGTCGGTCTCATCTCGCCGCCGCCGCAACACGACATCTACAGCATCGAGGACCTGAAACAGCTCATCTACGACCTAAAGGCGGGAAGCGACGGGTCGGAGGTCAACGTGAAACTCGTCTCCGAGGCGGGCGTCGGCACCGTCGCGGCGGGCGTCGCCAAGGCCAAGGCCGACGTCGTACACATCTCGGGTCACTCGGGCGGCACGGGTGCCAGTCCGCGAACGTCCATCAAGAACGCCGGATTGCCGTGGGAACTCGGCCTCGCCGAGGCCAACCAGATGCTCCACCAAACCGGACTTCGCTCGCGCATCCGCGTCAGCGTGGACGGCGGCCTGAAGACCGGCCGCGACGTCGCCGTCGCGGCCCTGCTCGGCGCGGAGGAGTACTCGTTCGGGACGGCGAGTCTGGTCACGAGCGGCTGCGTGATGGCGCGCAACTGCCACGCCAACACCTGCCCGGTCGGCATCGCCACCCAGCGGGAGGAGCTTCGGGAGCGGTTCCCCGGCGAACCGGAGCACGTCATCAACTACATGGCGTTCATCGCGGAGGAGCTTCGGGAGATAATGGCCGAACTCGGCTTCCGCACCGTCGAGGAGATGGTCGGCCACGTCGAACTGCTCCGGCAGCGCGACACCGACCATCCGAAGGCGCGTCGCCTCGACCTTTCGAGCGTGCTCGCCGACCCCGCGAACGGTGGCAGCCGAACCAAGACGCGGGAACAGGATCACGAGTTGGACGACCACCTCGACCACGACCTCCTCGACGCCGCGCGCGGCGCGCTGGACGGCGAGGAACCGGTCGAAATCGAGCGTTCGATAACGAACCAGGACCGCGCCGTCGGCGCGATGCTCTCGGGTCGCATCTCCGCGCTTCACGGTGAATCGGGACTGCCGGACGGGTCCATCACCTGCCGGTTAGACGGTGCCGCCGGACAGAGTTTCGGCGCGTTCTGCCAGTCCGGCGTGGACCTGTTCCTGACCGGTGCGGCGAACGACTACGTAGGAAAGGGTCTCTCGGGCGGTCGGGTCGTAGTCGAAACCCCTGCCGACGCTGGCTACGATTCGAACGACGTCATCGTCGGCAACGTCGCCCTGTACGGCGCGACGGGTGGCGAACTGTACGTCAACGGCGTCGCGGGCGAGCGGTTCGCGGTTCGCAACAGCGGCGCGAAAGCGGTCGTCGAGGGCGTCGGCGACCACGGCTGTGAGTACATGACCGGCGGCGTCGCGGTCGTCCTCGGCGAAATCGGCGAGAACTTCGCGGCCGGGATGACGGGCGGCGTGGCCTACGTGTTGGGCGACGGCGACGAACTCCGCGAGCGCGTCAACGGCGAGAGCGTCTCGCTGTCGTCCGACTTGGACGCCCGCGACGAGGCGGTAGTACGGCGGTTGGTCGAAAACCACGCCGCCGCGACGGGCAGCGAAACGGCGCTGTCGGTGCTGGACGACTGGGAATCGGTCTCCTTCGTGAAGGTCATGCCCGATGCCTACCAGCAGGCCATCGAAGAGGGCAAAGAAGACGTTCGAGCGTCGCCCCCCAGTCCGGTTTCGGCGGCCCGACAGTCGTCCGGCTTTCGAGTGCCGTCGGACGACTGA
- a CDS encoding Lrp/AsnC family transcriptional regulator, translating into MAEVNLDKKDFKILRWLDREGDIDVDEVSDELGISTSTVYYRLDKYRKQGILSGTVSKIDAHELGLELTAITEIRSTYGPGYDEIGDELTEISGVQTVYFMLGDKSFTIIAHLRDHDHLQEYIDDIIHTDGVEHSSTQVVLQTFKDESRLLVNYDDEDLEALIESE; encoded by the coding sequence ATGGCCGAAGTCAATTTAGACAAAAAGGACTTCAAAATCCTACGCTGGCTCGACAGGGAGGGGGATATCGACGTCGACGAAGTGAGCGACGAACTCGGTATCAGTACCTCGACAGTGTACTATCGGTTGGACAAGTATCGAAAACAGGGAATTCTCTCGGGGACGGTTTCAAAAATCGACGCGCACGAACTCGGCCTCGAACTGACCGCTATCACCGAAATCCGAAGCACCTACGGACCGGGATACGACGAAATCGGCGATGAACTGACGGAGATTTCGGGCGTTCAGACGGTGTACTTCATGCTCGGCGACAAGTCGTTCACGATAATCGCCCATCTCCGCGACCACGACCACTTACAGGAGTACATCGACGACATCATCCACACCGACGGTGTGGAACACTCCTCGACGCAGGTCGTTCTCCAAACGTTCAAGGACGAGTCCAGACTACTGGTCAACTACGACGACGAGGACCTGGAAGCGCTCATCGAAAGCGAGTAG
- the ppk1 gene encoding polyphosphate kinase 1, protein MPQHELPDDDDEETTSENAAIDLTDSEYYLNRELSQLEFQKRVLHEAMDERNPLLERVKFLAIFTTNMDEFFRKRVGGLKQQMAADVTELSPDGRTPREQWDEILDVTGEMFRQQSSCYRDVIHGELAGAGIEIVSYDDLSSAERDDLREYFEASVLPTLTPLTFDPAHPFPFISNLSLSLAVLTRKDDESETTFSRVKIPKNRPRLVRIGDETRYVLLEDVIRANLDLLFPGTEIIDHSTFRVTRNAEVGKDEEVAEDLIDMIESVLRERRFATVVRLEIEEGMPDEVRELLVEQLGVDEREVFCLPEPLDFRDFMDLTDCDRSDLKTAPWTPQPHPRLSGGTPDESVDVFEEIRRNDVLVHHPYHSFEETVQKFLRQAATDPDVLAIKLSIYRTASDSKVVESLIEAAKNGKQVAVMVELKARFDEENNMEWGKKLEEEGIHVAYGTIGYKTHSKTALVVREEEDGVQLYSHIATGNYHSETAKTYTDLGLLTADREIGQDLSDLFNYFTGHTRHEKYRKLLIAPGNMRERFTEMIRTEAGLAREGKEGRIVAKMNSLEDPAIVEELYRAAMDGVDIDLIVRDICRLRPGIEGVSETVDVYSVVGRFLEHSRIFYFGNGGDPRYFIGSADWMTRNLDKRVETITPVTNPALREELSTILETMLADNRNCWVMESDGGYRQRRPGDEPAVATQDVLMRRAGRMSDT, encoded by the coding sequence ATGCCACAACACGAGTTACCGGACGACGATGACGAGGAAACGACGTCCGAAAACGCGGCCATCGACCTGACGGACTCCGAGTACTACCTGAACCGAGAGTTGAGCCAACTCGAATTTCAAAAGCGGGTGCTCCACGAAGCGATGGACGAGCGCAACCCGCTGCTGGAGCGAGTGAAGTTCCTCGCCATCTTCACGACGAACATGGACGAGTTCTTCCGCAAGCGGGTCGGCGGCCTGAAACAGCAGATGGCGGCCGACGTGACCGAACTGTCGCCCGACGGTCGAACGCCGCGGGAACAGTGGGACGAAATTCTCGACGTGACGGGGGAGATGTTCCGCCAGCAGTCGTCCTGTTATCGGGACGTGATTCACGGCGAACTGGCGGGCGCGGGTATCGAAATCGTGTCGTACGACGACCTGTCGTCCGCGGAGCGAGACGACCTGCGCGAGTATTTCGAGGCGTCCGTCCTTCCCACGCTCACTCCCCTGACGTTCGACCCGGCCCATCCGTTTCCGTTCATCTCGAACCTGAGCCTCTCGTTGGCGGTGCTGACTCGGAAGGACGACGAGTCGGAGACGACCTTTTCGCGCGTGAAGATTCCGAAAAACCGGCCGCGTCTCGTCCGAATAGGCGACGAGACGCGATACGTCCTGCTGGAGGACGTCATCCGGGCCAACCTCGACCTCCTCTTTCCGGGCACGGAGATCATCGATCACTCCACGTTCCGCGTCACCCGAAACGCGGAGGTCGGAAAGGACGAGGAAGTCGCGGAGGACCTCATCGACATGATAGAGTCGGTGCTCCGCGAACGTCGGTTCGCCACCGTCGTCCGCCTCGAAATCGAGGAGGGGATGCCCGACGAGGTTCGGGAGTTGCTGGTCGAACAACTCGGCGTGGACGAACGCGAGGTGTTCTGCCTCCCCGAACCGCTCGACTTCCGGGATTTCATGGACCTGACGGACTGTGACCGATCCGACCTGAAAACCGCTCCGTGGACGCCACAGCCCCATCCCCGTCTCTCCGGCGGGACCCCCGACGAATCCGTGGACGTGTTCGAGGAGATTCGACGCAACGACGTGCTCGTCCATCACCCGTATCACTCCTTCGAGGAGACGGTCCAGAAGTTCCTGCGGCAGGCCGCGACGGACCCCGACGTGCTCGCCATCAAACTCTCCATCTATCGGACCGCGAGCGATTCGAAGGTCGTCGAGAGCCTCATCGAGGCGGCGAAGAACGGAAAACAGGTCGCGGTGATGGTCGAACTCAAGGCGCGGTTCGACGAGGAGAACAACATGGAGTGGGGCAAGAAGTTGGAGGAGGAAGGCATCCACGTCGCGTACGGGACCATCGGCTACAAAACCCACAGCAAGACCGCGCTCGTCGTCCGCGAGGAGGAAGACGGCGTGCAATTGTACTCCCACATCGCCACCGGAAACTACCACTCGGAGACGGCGAAGACGTACACCGACCTCGGACTGCTGACCGCGGACCGCGAAATCGGGCAGGACCTGAGCGACCTGTTCAACTACTTCACCGGCCACACCCGCCACGAGAAGTACCGAAAACTGCTCATCGCGCCGGGGAACATGCGCGAGCGGTTCACCGAGATGATACGCACCGAGGCGGGGTTGGCGCGCGAGGGGAAGGAGGGACGCATCGTCGCCAAGATGAACTCGCTCGAAGACCCGGCTATCGTCGAAGAACTCTACCGAGCGGCGATGGACGGCGTCGATATCGACCTCATCGTTCGGGACATCTGTCGGCTTCGTCCCGGCATCGAAGGGGTGAGCGAAACGGTGGACGTCTACAGCGTCGTCGGACGGTTCCTCGAACACTCCAGAATCTTCTACTTCGGCAACGGCGGCGACCCGCGGTACTTCATCGGGTCCGCCGATTGGATGACGAGGAACCTCGACAAACGCGTGGAAACCATCACACCGGTGACGAACCCGGCGCTTCGGGAGGAACTGTCGACGATTCTCGAAACGATGCTGGCCGACAATCGGAACTGCTGGGTGATGGAATCGGACGGCGGCTATCGCCAACGGCGACCCGGCGACGAACCGGCGGTGGCTACACAGGACGTACTCATGCGGCGCGCGGGTCGGATGAGCGACACCTGA
- a CDS encoding metallophosphoesterase family protein — MVSSPTFDDGVPHERIDADEWEDIYVVGDVHGCLPELESLLDDLAPSADDLVVFVGDLIRKGPDSIGVVELVRENDNFRSVRGNNEQKLLDGDVELDEFGEAEIEYVRSLPAAISWADALVVHGGVDPRKPLSEHSIDDLETTRSLDPDGSYDRPFWFEEYDGPRRVFFGHTVLERPVEREWAVGLDTGCVYGGTLTAYEYRADEFVTRPSQRTDTSRSDDSIVTPRSH; from the coding sequence ATGGTTTCGAGTCCGACGTTCGACGACGGAGTGCCACACGAGCGAATCGACGCCGACGAGTGGGAGGACATCTACGTCGTCGGCGACGTCCACGGCTGTTTGCCGGAACTCGAATCGCTTCTCGACGACCTCGCGCCGTCCGCCGACGACCTCGTGGTGTTCGTCGGCGACCTGATTCGCAAAGGTCCCGACAGCATCGGCGTCGTCGAGTTGGTTCGGGAGAACGACAACTTCCGCTCGGTTCGTGGAAACAACGAGCAGAAACTCCTCGACGGGGACGTCGAACTGGACGAGTTCGGGGAGGCCGAAATCGAGTACGTTCGGAGCCTTCCGGCGGCGATTTCGTGGGCCGACGCGCTCGTCGTTCACGGCGGCGTGGACCCGCGAAAGCCGCTTTCGGAACATTCAATCGACGACCTCGAAACGACGCGCTCGCTGGACCCGGACGGAAGCTACGACCGACCGTTCTGGTTCGAGGAGTACGACGGGCCGCGACGGGTGTTCTTCGGTCACACCGTCCTCGAACGGCCGGTCGAACGGGAGTGGGCCGTCGGGTTGGACACGGGGTGTGTCTACGGCGGGACGCTCACGGCCTACGAGTATCGGGCCGACGAGTTCGTCACCCGGCCGTCCCAGCGAACGGACACGAGCAGGAGCGACGACTCCATCGTCACCCCTCGGTCCCACTGA